A region of the Falco biarmicus isolate bFalBia1 chromosome 10, bFalBia1.pri, whole genome shotgun sequence genome:
CGTCCTCCCCGTCCCCAGGCGCAGCTGCAGTCCCCGCTCTGGACGCTCCCCGCTCGGGTTTCCGTCATGAAAAGCGTGGCCCCCGCGGGATCGCTGCCCGTGGCGGGTGGGCTTGCTCCCAGCGCAGCAAGGCCGAGCTGGTGGCAGCTGTGCCGGAGCAGAGGGAAGCTCGGCCGCCGTCCTCTGCGGCTCCTGCCAAGGCCTTTCCCTGGGTGCTCCGGCACTGCCGCgcactggctgctgctctcGCCGGGAGCAGACAAAGGAGGAGAAACTCCCCCTCTGCGCCGTGGCGTGGGAGCATAGGGGCCgcgctggctgctgcctgtcGCCGCTGCACAAGGCCGCAGTGTTGGGAGAAGAACAAAACCTTTGTCCTGCTCCATCAAGGAAGGTCTGTGCGGCCACGCGGTGAAGCTCCTGGCGGCAtgcccactgctgcctgcaccgtgcccacccctgcctgcaccgtgcccacccctgcctgtgctgtgcccacccctgcctgcactatgcccacccctgcctgtgctgcctgtgccatgCCCACCCCTGCCTGCGCTGTGCCCACCTCTGCATGTATGGTGCCcacccctgcctgtgctgcctgtgccgTGCCCACCCCTGCGTGCATGGTGCCcacccctgcctgtgctgcctgtgccatgCCCACTCCTGTGTGTGTGAGACCCCAGCCCGTggccctgggctgctgtgggcaggcagcGGTGCCCACCTGCAGGCAGGTGATGTctgccctgcccggggggggTTGCGGGGGCTCtcgaggggctgcagggcatcTGGATCGGGCAGTGCCAGCAGGTCCCATCACGGGGGTCTGTAAGAGTGCACCCGCTGCCTGTTaccccctgctcccccaccccctcctcccccccccctccccccccccgagcGATATCCTGGGCTGGATTTTAGGAGGTTTTAGACCCATTCGCTGCCCCGgcccaccccccgccccagcagcCGTGCGCACCTCGCTGGGGGGCTCACGGGAGCGGGGAAGTGCTGGACCCcgtccctgcccagcagcagggtcaGGGACCACCTGAGCCCCCCACCTCACCCAGGAAGGgctcccaggctgcctgcagggactgcagccccctgcctgctgcatggCCCCCACCTGCCCAGCGTGGGGGGAGGTGGCTCCCGGGTGTCACAGGGGTAGGGGACAGCTCCCAAACCCTACCCCTGTGGGGTGCCACGCCACGGCCCCCcgtgcagggtggggggacacGAGGTGGGGGACTTGGGGGCACCAAGAGGGGATGGGAGcacatggggcaggggggaggaggCTGGAACTGCCATGGGCACAAAGGCGGGGGGTTGCTGAGGTGACAGGGCTGGGGCCCAGGGGGGCAGGTCGAGGGGGTCAGACCGCAGGGGCGGGGTGGAGGTGggcgggggtgggtgggtgggctgggggtgtgggtgggcAGGGGCGGGGTTCCAGTGCGGCGAGCGCCCCCTGCTGGACAGCAGTGCGGTTGCCATGGGGACGGGCGCGGCCTGGTGGGCCCAAAGCCCAGGCCCAGGTGCAGGTTAATGTTCAGGTTcaggcccaggcccaggccAGCCACCAGCAGGGCAGCGTGGAGGCGGCAGCTGCAGTGAAAGGTTGGCAGGTTGCAACAGCCCAGAGCGGGGCATCCGGCGGGTGCACATGCTGTGTCACACCCCCGAGGCAGCATGTTAACCCCCAGGTGCTGCCTGTGCAGGTGAGGGTGAGCACAGCACCCGCAGGGCCTCCTGCACCAGTGCCCCGCCTGTGGCTGcgtgtgctggctgctgtgccGTGCCTTGGCCATGCGCTGTATTCTGTCTGCCCAGCTAAAGGAGTTTTTGCCTTAAAACCACCTGAGGGTGGTGCATTGTGAGAGGGCCTCTGACatggctgtgttttggggagtCTTGTTTGTATGTGTGGGCAGGTTTAGTTGCAACAGGTAAAACTCTTCCTGCCCTGTCCTCTCCAGGGCATTATTTCCACTGCAGCACGGTGGCTGAGTGGGGTGCATTCCCGCCCTGAGCCTTCATGCCCATCAGCCATGGCACGAACAGAGGCTGAGGGTGGTTTGTAATGCTGGGCTGTACGCTGCCTGCAGAATCAGTGTGGGCAGCGCTGATCAGTGCTGCCTGTCCTGGTGAGGAGGGTGCTGACTACAGAAGAAATGGTAGAATGTGGATTGTCTGTTCTAGCTCCCTGTGTTCATGCAGAGAAAATTGAAATCTAGCCTTCTCCTCCACGAAGAAAAAGCAGTTCTCAATggtatctgtatttttttgtcttttttctcctcagagtATGTAGTGTAGTTGATCCCCAGAAACTTCTTAGGGGCAATTAAAGTGAGTCAGACTGTGGGAGAATTTGTTGTGCTGAACcttgtatttctctttctaCCCAGCTGAGTCAGAGGAACTGGTTAGTGAAGAGTCTGAAGACATTTCGGAAGCAGTTAGAAAGTGAAGCAGGAAAGCTTGAGACAACAAAATATGCCTTTATTCCAAAGACCTTCAAAATGCCTTCAGAGTACCATTTGTTTGTGGAAGAGTTTAGCAAGAATCCTGGCATCGCTTGCATTATGAAACCTGTAAGTACGTGCTCTCCCAAGGAAAGTGAGACAGAGATGAATGGATGCTTTCGTTctgcagagagagaagaaaatatgcaGGAAATCCACAGGAAGAACTGGGCAGAGCAAGGTGGCTAGGAGCAGCAGTGCTCCTGGCCAGTTTCGTGATCAACACGTACTACCAAAAACACCTCTTGTGTAACAATTCATTTCAGCAGTTAGAAGACAGCTCAGTTTATTTTTAGAGCCAAAGTTAACTCAGTAGTGAAGGTATAAAGTGCAGAGTTCTTGTATGGAGGAACAGATTGTGCTCCCTGGGGTTCTCACTGTGGGGTTATGGCTGAGTTCATGCTCTACAGTCTTTCAGTTTGGTGCAGGTGTGCAAGAAGGTGGATGTGTGTGCAGGGCAGCTGTCTAATTGGGCTTCAGGTGAAGCAGCATTCTGGGGCAGCCCCTAAAGATGGAGCTATGAAAACATCTGTTTGGTTTTAGGGAAATCCCACTAGGTTAGATGTCAGCTGGTGTAAGTCCAGCCAATTTACTGAACGGATGGACTTCCATCCTGAGAATGTGAAGAGATTACTGGAGACACCACAAGCAGCCTGGAATGCAAGTTGAGGCGGATTTGTTTGGCATTAGCTTTTCCCTGCCCTGTGGTTAGAGACCTGAAGGGTAGCCTTATGCTCTGAATCACATTTCTGCCCCTCCCTGCcttgcccccccaccccacccccaacctgaggctgtgcagcagcttcCACTTCAGCCAGTGTCCTGGGGACCAAGGAAATATTGTGTTTCCTTTAGAAATTACAACAATACAACATGATGCTGAAAAATGCCTTGCTTCTGCCAGATGATTCAAGCCATTTAACATCATGAGTATCGTGCTGTGGTGcctaattaaaaatacaccCATCTGTGAGACCTGCAAGCGAGCAGTCACTTTGCTTCGCGCAGCAGGTCTCGCGAGGAGGCTGGGACAGGAGGATTCGCCTTACCCTGCAAGTCAGGCCTGTCGGTAAGGGCACACTTGTGAGAAGTGAATGAGAGGTAATTATGCAAACTAACGTGAATTACAGCCAGGAGGATAGCAGCTAGTGATTATCTAACTCTGCAAATGGGGATGTGTTAATTGGCAACAAAAAACCTTATATTAAGCTGATTTTATGCCCACAACCTCAATTAACATGGTAAATAACCAGAACACAGTAAACAAGGGTATATGAAAAACTGTGATTACTGAAATTATACCAACAACTTAAACGAAATAGTTTGTGGCTGACCTCAAAACTCACagacaagtaaaaataaactccATGTTACTCCTTCTGTTGGTCTGTGCTCTTGAGCAGCCCTGGTTTGTGATGTCTCAGGTTGCCTACTCCCACACTCAGATGCAGTAGTAGGTCAGGACGTGCACAGTGCCAGATCGTGGGGCTGCAGGAGTCTGGGCCTCCTTTGGAAGGTGCCCTGGGGAGCCTTGCTTCTTGGGTGGCTTATCTGGGCCACTTGTCACCCCCTTTTCATACATCATGCAGCCTAGGCTGTCTTCAGGatttttctgctcttgcttGCTATAGTTCTATGACATCTTTCACGACTTCCCTGTTTAATTAAGTTCTGTAATGtatacaaatttaaaatgtgaCTCAACAAAATCCCCAGCAACATATGTTGTGTTACTTATATTTCTGCAAGCATGTGACAGAGTTTGTTTATTCGGTACTGTGGAACTTCCCCatgggctgcctgcctgctctgccctttCCTCCAGAAATCCTCCTAACAGTTACAAATCTGAGTTTTTTTTCACTAGAGAGCTGTTGTTGGAACCCCCTGCCCCCATAGCCTTAAATAAACGTGCTTGCATACAAAGAGATGATGAATCAGGTTATGCAAGGCTTCTACACTGGAATTCTGGGAAACCACAGGAAATGCTAACATTAAGGGCAGTAGCTCTGCTCTTCCATCTGTAGGTTGGCAGGTCACAAGGTGAAGGAATTTGCCTGttctgaaaactgaaggatATCATTGATTGAAGAAGGTGAGAACGACTCTCTGCCTCCTCTTTGGGGAGTACCCAACagacattttgttcttttgctcttacttcatcctcctcctgctggtgACTTGTTCTGTTCTCCTGTGCCTGTCTCGTGCAATACTCCTTCACCGTTCCCCAGGGCAACAACAAAGTTTTTTACGGAGGATTTTCCCACATGGTCAGATACTTTGTCTGGGATCTGACTTTGTACACTTTGTGTACAGTTTTATATATAAACTTCTGACCTTAGGCACATTAACATTAGGCAGCAACATCAGCAACTGGGTTGTATCAGACATTTCTCTGTGGTTGAATGTTTGACTTGAGTTTATGTTCAAGTGACATGTGTAAGTGCAAACTGCCATTACTATGtcagaaatgtatttccttGCCTTCATATCCAgttgtttctttcctctgctcccagaaCATCCCACTGGAGGCCTGGTTATCCATTGGAGGTGGATCTCCTCGCTTTTCTAATACACAATTTAGTTTGAATAGCAGAGATGATCACTGTATCTTACCTGTCTGTGTGTGCCATAAAGAAGGGTAAGAAAAGGATGGTACAATTCTACTACTTGATATTAGATGCATCAGATAAACCTTGTCCCTTCTGACTCCTGCAAACACCTACAGGATTCGGGTGTCCTGTCACGGTCACCCTGTCTCCCTCCAGTCTTTTTTCATTGGAAAACTGGTGTCACCAGATCACTAGAAATGTCAGTGTTGACAGATCAGCTTGGACCGAAGTTGAAATGTCATTCCTGGTTTTATTGTTAGTGGTTGAATTTTGGcagcctttcttcttccttagcTTCACAGAACGTAAAGACAGGGTGATTCATGGGAAAGAACTATTTGATTTCCTATGTGTCACACTTGCTACTGTATTGAGTTTGGTAGCTTTCATTTGATTAACACATCTTCCCAAAAGGTATCCCACCTCACTTTGATGGCTTAGGAGACAGAAAAATCCATCACTTCTGTCCGTGAAAGTTCATCAGAGTTCACGCTTGCTCTGAATGATCAAAAGCCTTTCCAGAGTGGGGGTACAGCAAACTGCCTTGGGTGAGAGTGCGCAGAGGTTTGGAGACACGGTGACATGAAGAGCTCCATGCCAGCCACAGGGTACAGTACTAGCTCAGGGCAGTCACTCTTTCATTTTCTAGATATCCATCTTGattacttctgatttttttttcctgcaatttttAGTGAGATGCAATCATGCAGTGTTGGATTTAAGCTCAGATTGCTGAAGCCTTTGATTACAGTCAGGGAAGACAATTAATTAGTATTGGGGCAGAAGAGGAACGTTTAGAGAGATAATTCCATATTTGCTTGTtcagtgtctgtctgtctttgaTCCTTATCTCTGCTTTATTCCAGATGTTCATCTCACACATGTGGCAGTGCAAAAGACTGCACCTGATTATGATCCTGGGAAGGTGAGGGTTATGTACTGTCTGCAGACTAttcccctgctgcctgctgttggGGCTGTCCTGGCAGATGCAGACAAAGCTGACCTCATCCTGCCAGCTGCCACACTGCGGACGTGTGCTGCTGCCACTTCGCTGTGCTGCCTTGTCTCCTGTTACCCATCAATGTGATTTCATTGATAGCAGCTTTCAGAGAGAGGCTGGGAAAGTGGCTTTAATGTCACTTTGCAGCTGTCTGCACATCTATAAGGCTGTTCTTTTTGACTTTAAACCTAATAACTTTCTGGTTAGCGCTCTTCTGAGATGTAGGTGTCACAGCTTAGCCCTTTGCTTCTAAAACCTCAGCGGTACAGCAAGGTTGATATTGCTGCACACAACAGTCACTATTAAGCTTCCTCAAGAGGTGGCAGCtgagagaaggagagggagggagggggaaaaaatttaaatgagCTGTCAGATTCCTCGTGAATCCGAGGTGAGGGTCAATGTTTGAGAGTAATGGAGGATGCTGTTGAACTTATTTTATGGGCTGTTGCCTTCTATAAATCTCTCTTGTCTGTAGGGAAAGGAGAGTCTTTGCAAGTACCCTGATAGAAGATGTTGATTGCTCTTAGGGATCTTCTGGTGGGGACCTGGGGACTTTTCCCCCTATAGCTGTACAGTAGTCCAGCCTGAAGAGTTTAACTGCATTGTGGTTGGTGGCCCCTATCTTCTGGTCTCTGGCTTTTTACTAAGAATTCTTGCTGGGCTGTGGAGACCATAAGGTCATGACTGAAAAACAATCATGTGGACTAAATGTGTGGTCATCTGTTGGGAATGGCTTCATATAATTGTGTTTGGATGTCTCAAGGCTGCATGTAGGTGACTGAGCAGCTCGGACAGAACTTGACTGCCAAGCGTGGGGCAGGGTGGGTGTACCTTTTCTTTGTGGATATGGATAACACTTTCATCCACAGCCTCCAGAGTGTGCAGAAGGTGATTAATAGTGACAAACATTGCTTTGAGCTCCACAGCTAGGACATCCTGATCCATCAGGATCTGAAACTGTAGTAGTGTTAATAAACATACAAGGGGTTATAGCATCAGGCCAGCTGCTTTCCCTGGGACAGGGGCATCTCATGATGCTTCTGCATCTCGTAGGTAGGTGCTTTCAAGCTGGCTGAGGGTGACCCACTGAGGGGAAAGGCAAGTGTAGAGAGGTTTGAACTGTTCTACGCGAAGGCAGCTGATGTCTGGAAGGATagtgctggttttgctcagaGTATCAGGGTTTATTACCTGGGTGCAGCACCACGTAGGTGCTGTAGGATCTCTAGCCCTGTGTTGTGAAACTGCCAATTTGGCTTTTTCTGGAATATGTTCCCCTCCAAGTATCAGCATATCACAAGTACCACAGCACTTGCCAGAGGTGGAGGGTTACTATCATCTTTTGCCTTACAGCAGTGCCCCATCAGCACTGACAAACCTCCAGCCAGTGCCAGTTGGCTGCCAGCACTAAACATAACCCATGTCTGTGGTACACTGGCTAAAAGGCAGACCCCGGCTGAAGGAGGTCCCTCCTGCTAATTGCGGAGAAAAATACTCCACAGGAGTtgaggatattaaaaaaataaccaacaacACAAcccacataaaaaaaccccaacactttAAAACCTAATTTGACtctagatatttatttttaaatacagattttcttaTTGGCTAAGTAAAAATATGTATcattaaaattcagctgaaattctTAGAATTTTATCTGCCACATACGCAACCGAAGTATTGCAACAGCAGGAAGCCAAAAGTGCAACTGACTTGTCATTACAGGAgttgagaaaaacagaaacagcaaatagCACTTCAGAAATGACAAGCAAATAGGAGTATTATTCTTTCAACCTTAATCATGTAAAGTGCAAGCAGTACCATAGGTAAGGAAGTTTCCCTTAGATAGGATTTGACGGTGCTCTTCTACAAAATGtcttctctaatttttttttttttaaactcttcccTCTAACGAGACATGGTAGCTGGTATACCTGTTACATCCCTGTGTCCTGGCAGCTTCAGTCCAACATTTCACGTGGTCCCACTGGGGACAACTTTATTTCACATAAGCAAATAAATGCAGCTCAGCTGTGGTCCTGGGTAGCTCTAACTTGCAGAATCTACTCTGTTCATAGCCTCAAACCAAATCACCAGGCTTAGGCAGCCTGCACATAAAGAGCTGGAGTAACTTCAGTTGGTCAGGAAACAAATGAATCAGAATGAAGTCCTCAATGTCATCACAGCACACCGATAGTGCTGCGGTGCTCTTGTAGGAGAGCTGTTTGAATACTGTGTTGTGCTAGGAAACTGTTCGCAGGAGACATCCACATTCTGCCACTAAAAAAGGGTTAATGCTCATTCCGTGAATTCTCCTCGACATTTACTGCTTTAGCTAGACTTTGGTTTTCACTTATATGTCTTTCTGGAAGctggagggatttttttctgtagtaccATTGAGAACAGGAATAGAAACTTTGCAATAAGCTCAGAATGTTCTTTGGCTCAGCACATGGGAGAGAGATTTAGGGTTGGATTTCCGATTGCTTCACACTTACTCCTGCCTGCTAGCAGGGTAATGATTTTGTGGACAGGTGTTTAGATGAACCATTGGCAAAATTGCCTGTTTCTCCCCAATTTACTGTTGTTGTATCTCCTCAGCTGGCTTCTAGAGGTAAATGATTCACTTTCCTTCACTGCCAGTAGCAAGAAAGAGCGTAAGCTCATGTCATCTTCTCAAA
Encoded here:
- the TTLL9 gene encoding probable tubulin polyglutamylase TTLL9, translating into MLSQRNWLVKSLKTFRKQLESEAGKLETTKYAFIPKTFKMPSEYHLFVEEFSKNPGIACIMKPMFISHMWQCKRLHLIMILGRLLQ